A window of Natrinema salifodinae contains these coding sequences:
- a CDS encoding threonine aldolase family protein, protein MIDLRSDTVTTPDDAMRQAAATADVGDDVYGEDPTVNELEARVADRLGTEAALYCPTGTMANQVAARVHTERGQEVLADRRSHVVKYELGGFAQHSALQVRMFDADRGVPSPERVGEGVVTEDLHRPGTGLLCLENTHNARGGLAIEPERIAAAAEAAHEHDVPVHLDGARLFNAATALDVPITDLTEPVDTVMVSLSKGLGAPVGSMLAGPEAFIERARRTRKLFGGGMRQAGLVAAPGLEALENVADLATDHENAQRLADGLAAVDGISVQAPETNIVLADVAETGIETDTVVERLREREVLATAFGPTTIRFCTHRDVTRADVEEAVERIETALA, encoded by the coding sequence ATGATCGATCTGCGCTCCGACACCGTGACGACGCCTGACGACGCGATGCGCCAGGCGGCCGCGACCGCCGACGTCGGCGACGACGTCTACGGCGAGGATCCGACGGTGAACGAACTCGAGGCCCGCGTCGCCGACCGGCTCGGGACCGAGGCGGCGCTGTACTGCCCGACGGGAACGATGGCGAACCAGGTCGCTGCGCGCGTCCATACCGAGCGCGGACAGGAGGTACTCGCCGACCGGCGGAGCCACGTCGTGAAGTACGAACTCGGCGGCTTCGCCCAGCACTCCGCGCTGCAGGTCCGGATGTTCGACGCCGACCGCGGCGTCCCGTCACCCGAACGGGTCGGCGAGGGCGTCGTCACGGAGGACCTCCATCGCCCCGGGACCGGCCTGCTCTGTCTCGAAAACACGCACAACGCACGCGGCGGACTCGCGATCGAGCCCGAGCGGATCGCCGCGGCGGCCGAGGCTGCACACGAGCACGACGTCCCGGTCCACCTCGACGGCGCGCGGCTGTTCAACGCCGCGACCGCCCTCGACGTCCCCATCACCGACCTCACGGAGCCCGTCGACACCGTCATGGTCTCGCTCTCGAAGGGCTTGGGCGCGCCCGTCGGGTCGATGCTCGCCGGCCCCGAGGCGTTCATCGAGCGCGCCCGCCGCACCCGCAAGCTGTTCGGCGGCGGGATGCGCCAGGCGGGCCTCGTCGCGGCCCCCGGACTCGAAGCGCTCGAGAACGTCGCGGACCTCGCGACCGATCACGAGAACGCGCAGCGCCTGGCGGACGGTCTGGCGGCCGTCGACGGTATCAGCGTGCAGGCGCCGGAGACGAACATCGTCCTCGCGGACGTCGCGGAGACGGGCATCGAGACCGACACAGTGGTCGAGCGCCTGCGCGAGCGGGAGGTGTTGGCGACCGCCTTCGGGCCGACGACGATCCGGTTCTGTACGCACCGCGACGTGACTCGCGCAGATGTCGAGGAGGCAGTCGAGCGAATCGAGACGGCGCTGGCCTGA
- a CDS encoding DUF7859 family protein, whose translation MLDLITGLIPDDPVIIAVVLILLSLIFFFYLLLRRTVLEFRDGMRGR comes from the coding sequence ATGCTGGACCTCATCACCGGCCTCATTCCAGACGATCCCGTCATCATCGCGGTCGTCCTGATCCTGCTCTCGCTGATCTTCTTCTTCTATCTGCTCCTCCGGCGGACGGTCCTCGAGTTCCGCGACGGGATGCGCGGTCGCTGA